One Tetrapisispora phaffii CBS 4417 chromosome 3, complete genome DNA segment encodes these proteins:
- the TPHA0C00970 gene encoding uncharacterized protein (similar to Saccharomyces cerevisiae YDR132C and YLR108C; ancestral locus Anc_8.299), with protein sequence MLEEGTQDLLPVDNIYNIQIGTQTFKISGLSLNSDAPSFFTDYFIGKADKADQVMFVDRSANVFEKIYLHLQGYAIRVDNEMEYSLLFSDAVYYHLPKLLNFLIESDSFFTNISGESFRIPKNLFSRKGDSPNYFHMTSIVDNINYKNYYERSVAERRPLIIPAHFVSRSPEYFKDLLSLLTGASIKMNDERRESLIKECRYYMLLNLEQRLIKSKIIFNPLTNCEDIILNLSDLKKNGVELDAIQTSKVNSESTTPTTENEHDRCSDERSLKRARLNKNAETEKLWHIIEYKRPYLDDDKRSLIFQINTSETSIYINLDKKVIHLVMVGETKKQFEQVFGPALDKAGVPLTDYKMRVPFSKFKTPEILALPACFTMCKLLVNDSDCPCISTLITDLGKNQDIPWDKKRERIVDLTNMNELSCSNGLRVSCNKSLWKLGVNKDKLIVLGVRAQVYSNNKEFCKSIDFL encoded by the coding sequence ATGTTAGAAGAAGGTACTCAAGATTTATTACCTGTCGataatatttacaatattcAGATAGGTACTCAGACGTTTAAAATCAGTGgtttatcattaaattctGATGCTCCATCATTTTTCACAGATTATTTTATAGGAAAAGCAGATAAGGCAGACCAGGTGATGTTTGTTGATAGATCTGCTAAtgtatttgaaaaaatatatttacatttacAAGGTTATGCCATAAGGGTGGATAATGAAATGGAATATtctttattgttttcagACGCCGTTTATTATCATCTTCctaaattattgaatttccTAATAGAGTCTGATTCTTTTTTTACTAATATCAGCGGTGAAAGTTTTCGAATTCcaaagaatttattttcaagaAAAGGAGACTCACCAAATTATTTCCATATGACTAGTATTGTTGacaatataaattataaaaactACTATGAAAGATCTGTAGCTGAGAGAAGACCACTGATTATTCCAGCCCATTTCGTTAGTAGGTCCcctgaatattttaaagacCTGCTATCCTTGTTAACTGGTGCATCtataaaaatgaatgaTGAAAGAAGAGAGTCGTTAATTAAAGAATGTAGGTACTATATGTTATTGAATCTAGAGCAGCGTTTGATTAAAtccaaaataatttttaatccGCTAACTAATTGCGAGGATATAATACTAAACTTATCtgatttgaagaaaaatggTGTTGAATTGGATGCAATCCAAACGTCAAAAGTTAACAGTGAGTCAACAACACCAACTACTGAGAACGAACATGACCGATGTTCTGATGAACGATCTCTTAAGAGAGCTagattaaataaaaatgctgaaacagaaaaattatGGCATATAATCGAATACAAGAGACCGTATTTGGATGACGATAAAAGatctttgatttttcaaataaatacaagCGAGAcatctatttatataaaccTTGATAAAAAGGTAATTCATTTGGTCATGGTTGGAGAGACTAAGAAACAATTCGAGCAAGTGTTCGGGCCAGCCTTGGATAAAGCTGGTGTACCATTGACTGATTATAAAATGAGAGTTCCgttttcaaaattcaaaactCCTGAAATATTAGCTTTACCAGCTTGCTTTACAATGTGCAAACTGTTGGTTAATGACTCGGACTGCCCATGCATTAGCACATTAATAACGGATTTGGGTAAAAACCAAGATATACCCTGGGATAAGAAAAGAGAGAGAATCGTAGACCTCACTAATATGAATGAACTAAGTTGTTCTAATGGTTTAAGAGTATCGTgtaataaatcattatgGAAACTTGGTGTTAATAAGGATAAACTAATCGTGCTAGGTGTAAGAGCACAAGTATATTCCAATAATAAAGAGTTTTGTAAATCGATCGATTttctataa
- the FIN1 gene encoding Fin1p (similar to Saccharomyces cerevisiae FIN1 (YDR130C); ancestral locus Anc_8.297), which produces MLTDISNTVNSSTSKRSESLNHAGKGITDFKKNSLQKDPVRSILKSSRLFKSPEKLNNCKVSKKSTLHITPKKLASPECLRDYIPKVTRSVDYSDFRKMHEPIIETNGTVTNVLFPTSPLKIRFSDSIKPIGGDGSLNRIRAKFKNGLMSPEKLIQRKGTSIITSKARRNLFEEIQRESTSTTIDTNKIKTIQKSLNNGILKKEIQKGESPHKSVKFHIPDNESDIRQQLNDINNLLNAILTRQDVLEKEISEIKRNNPNRLRE; this is translated from the coding sequence ATGTTAACAGATATTAGTAATACTGTTAACTCATCTACTTCAAAGAGGTCAGAATCATTGAACCATGCAGGAAAAGGTATTACTGACTTCAAAAAGAACTCCTTACAGAAAGATCCAGTTCGTAGTATACTCAAAAGCTCAAGATTGTTCAAGTCTCCTGAGAAACTGAACAATTGTAAAGTATCGAAGAAAAGTACCTTACATATAAcaccaaaaaaattagcATCACCAGAATGTCTTAGGGATTACATTCCAAAAGTGACACGAAGTGTTGATTATTCTGATTTCCGAAAGATGCACGAACCCATTATTGAGACAAATGGTACAGTTACCAACGTTCTGTTTCCAACTTCGCCTTTGAAAATACGGTTTAGTGATAGTATTAAACCAATAGGAGGAGATGGATCGTTAAATAGAATTAGAgctaaatttaaaaatggtCTCATGTCTccagaaaaattaattcagAGAAAAGGGACAAGCATTATTACATCTAAAGCTCGTAGAAATCTTTTCGAGGAGATACAACGAGAATCTACTTCAACAACAATAGatactaataaaataaaaaccaTTCAAAAAAGCTTAAATAATGGTATACTTAAAAAGGAAATTCAAAAAGGAGAATCACCACACAAATCAGTTAAGTTCCATATCCCAGATAATGAGTCCGATATTAGAcaacaattaaatgatatcaATAATCTATTAAATGCTATCCTTACAAGGCAAGATGTGTTAGAGAAAGAGATATcagaaattaaaagaaataacCCAAACCGCCTAAgagaataa
- the REX3 gene encoding RNA exonuclease (similar to Saccharomyces cerevisiae REX3 (YLR107W); ancestral locus Anc_8.296) — MVEETILGKSGGLRPLDMVNQPAMYTERYKMVKKLFSILKKVNPNTKQALEGLSVQLESLVAKLSRSGQSYRFNMSVLIRDLLKFKGDLLDIKIAGKLLYGEIDEKFLPKSKVVKEVINITKDEALKLLNSVLVPSEVLVKNNYIMDIYSDKKEFNVTGYIPCSRCNTKFQKKDIMRKTICKYHPLKKQRSDKDREEIYPCCGKSSSSTCELRLGCKTSDNHVFRYTNYNELSTITEFNHTKYVDGEKNVLALDCEMAFTSLGYEMIRLTIVDFFTSQILFDEIVQPIGDIIDLNTQFSGVHEIDRSKHLTYNEVISKVIIKELINKNSILIGHGLENDLNVLRIIHDNIIDTAILYSKGRYKTSLKNLSFEVLNRTIQTGEHDSSEDAIAAMDVLKKKLGIPIVKKNWERS; from the coding sequence atgGTTGAAGAAACAATTTTAGGTAAGTCTGGTGGGTTGCGTCCATTGGATATGGTTAACCAGCCAGCCATGTATACAGAAAGGTATAAAATGGTTAAGAAACTCTTTTCcatattgaaaaaagtaAATCCTAATACCAAACAGGCTCTAGAGGGTTTATCAGTGCAATTGGAATCATTGGTTGCTAAATTATCAAGATCCGGACAAAGTTACAGGTTCAATATGAGCGTTTTAATAAGGGATTTGTTAAAATTCAAAGGAGATCTTttagatattaaaattgctggtaaattattatatggagagattgatgaaaaattctTACCAAAATCAAAAGTGGTGAAGGAagttataaatataacGAAAGATGAAGCGCtcaaattattaaactCTGTTCTGGTACCATCCGAAGTTTTGgtgaaaaataattatataatggACATTTATTCAGACAAGAAAGAATTCAATGTAACAGGATATATACCCTGTTCTAGGTGTAATACTaagtttcaaaaaaaagacATTATGAGGAAAACCATCTGTAAATACCATCCTTTGAAGAAACAAAGGTCAGATAAAGATAGGGAAGAGATATATCCTTGCTGTGGCAAAAGTTCCAGTTCCACTTGTGAACTTCGACTCGGGTGTAAGACTAGTGACAACCATGTCTTCAGATATACAAATTATAATGAACTCAGTACAATAACTGAATTCAACCATACAAAATATGTAGATGGAGAAAAGAATGTACTGGCGTTAGATTGTGAAATGGCATTCACCTCACTTGGATACGAAATGATACGGTTAACAATTGTTGATTTCTTTACTTCACAAATACTTTTTGACGAAATTGTCCAACCGATAGGTGACATTATTGATTTGAATACACAATTTAGTGGAGTTCATGAAATTGACAGGTCAAAACATTTAACATACAACGAGGTTATTTctaaagttattattaaagaattgattaataaaaatagtaTTCTGATTGGTCATGGtttagaaaatgatttaaatgtATTACGGATTATTcatgataatataattgataCGGCTATTTTATACTCAAAGGGTAGATATAAAACTTCGTTGAAAAATCTTTCCTTCGAAGTGCTTAATAGGACTATACAAACTGGAGAGCATGATAGTTCAGAAGATGCAATAGCTGCTATGGATGTTCTCAAGAAGAAACTGGGCATTCCAATTGTTAAGAAAAACTGGGAACGATCTTAA